In Corythoichthys intestinalis isolate RoL2023-P3 chromosome 11, ASM3026506v1, whole genome shotgun sequence, a single genomic region encodes these proteins:
- the nxt2 gene encoding NTF2-related export protein 2 isoform X2, translating into MAATLDFRTHVDQSCRYSEEFVNIYYDCMDKKRRNLTRLYLDKATLVWNGNTVSGLDALGEFFEALPSNLATQGQMTLLVVTGGMVKFEGNKQRFFNQNFLLTAQASPNNDQPVWKIASDRFRFQDWNS; encoded by the exons ATGGCAGCTACGTTG GATTTTAGGACCCATGTGGACCAGTCCTGCAGATATTCGGAGGAATTCGTCAACATTTACTACGACTGCATGGATAAGAAGAGAAGG AACCTGACCAGACTGTACTTGGATAAGGCAACGCTGGTGTGGAATGGTAACACCGTGTCCGGACTAGATGCCCTCGGGGAGTTCTTCGAGGCGCTCCCTTCTA ATCTAGCAACCCAAGGTCAGATGACTCTGCTGGTTGTGACTGGCGGGATGGTCAAGTTTGAGGGGAACAAGCAACGTTTCTTCAACCAGAACTTTCTTTTAACGGCTCAGGCGTCACCTAATAACGACCAGCCCGTGTGGAAGATCGCTAGTGACCGGTTCCGTTTTCAAGACTGGAATAGCTGA
- the psmd10 gene encoding 26S proteasome non-ATPase regulatory subunit 10 encodes MEGSVSNLDVCNLAYLGQFEKLKQCILSDKTLACKTDQDHRTALHWACSAGHTNIVSFLLDLGVEVNLQDDTAWTPLHIASSAGREDIVRALISKGAQLNSVNQNGCTPLHYAASKDRYEIALLLLENGADPNATDKLDSTPLHRASAKGNYRLIQLLLKQSASTNIQDSQGNTALHLACDEERVEAAKLLVEHGASIYIENKEEKTPLQMAKGSLGNLLRRIVEG; translated from the exons atggaaggctCTGTATCAAACCTCGACGTTTgtaatttggcatatttgggtcagTTCGAGAAACTAAAACAGTGCATTTTATCGGATAAAACCCTTGCTTGCAAAACAGACCAG GATCACAGAACTGCCCTACATTGGGCTTGTTCGGCTGGCCATACCaacattgtttcatttctaCTTGACCTGGGAGTTGAAGTGAACTTGCAAGATGAT ACTGCATGGACCCCTCTTCACATTGCATCCTCTGCTGGTAGAGAAGACATTGTCAGAGCATTAATATCTAAAGGAGCTCAGCTGAACTCTGTGAATCAAAATGGATGCACTCCTCTACATTACGCCGcctcgaaggacagatatgag ATTGCCTTGCTGTTGCTTGAAAATGGAGCAGACCCTAATGCCACAGACAAACTTGATTCAACTCCACTTCATAGAGCGTCTGCCAAGGGCAACTATCGCCTGATCCAGCTGCTTCTCAAACAGAGTGCCTCGACCAACATTCAGGACTCGCAGGGCAACACAGCACT CCACTTGGCGTGTGACGAGGAGCGTGTCGAAGCGGCCAAGTTGTTGGTGGAACATGGGGCAAGCATTTACATCGAAAACAAGGAAGAGAAAACTCCCCTTCAAATGGCAAAGGGCAGTCTGGGCAACTTACTTCGTCGAATTGTTGAAGGATGA
- the nxt2 gene encoding NTF2-related export protein 2 isoform X1, whose translation MAATLDFRTHVDQSCRYSEEFVNIYYDCMDKKRRNLTRLYLDKATLVWNGNTVSGLDALGEFFEALPSSEFQLHTLDCQPVHDLATQGQMTLLVVTGGMVKFEGNKQRFFNQNFLLTAQASPNNDQPVWKIASDRFRFQDWNS comes from the exons ATGGCAGCTACGTTG GATTTTAGGACCCATGTGGACCAGTCCTGCAGATATTCGGAGGAATTCGTCAACATTTACTACGACTGCATGGATAAGAAGAGAAGG AACCTGACCAGACTGTACTTGGATAAGGCAACGCTGGTGTGGAATGGTAACACCGTGTCCGGACTAGATGCCCTCGGGGAGTTCTTCGAGGCGCTCCCTTCTAGTGAGTTCCAACTACATACGCTGGATTGTCAACCAGTACACG ATCTAGCAACCCAAGGTCAGATGACTCTGCTGGTTGTGACTGGCGGGATGGTCAAGTTTGAGGGGAACAAGCAACGTTTCTTCAACCAGAACTTTCTTTTAACGGCTCAGGCGTCACCTAATAACGACCAGCCCGTGTGGAAGATCGCTAGTGACCGGTTCCGTTTTCAAGACTGGAATAGCTGA